From a single Nothobranchius furzeri strain GRZ-AD chromosome 7, NfurGRZ-RIMD1, whole genome shotgun sequence genomic region:
- the LOC107383106 gene encoding neutral cholesterol ester hydrolase 1 yields MRLRVAGAVMLAAAAYYVYLPLPSGVSEPWKLMLLDSLFRSFMQASDIAHALGFCHRVHLLNRVVSWVEVVEARSSVTVHVTDSTLGGVPTRVFQPKEGRKLKRGVIYFHGGGWALASGKMRSYDLLCRKMSEDLDAVIMSVDYRLAPDAVFPDQYHDALAASRAFLSTEVLQRYSIDPERVCVSGDSAGGNLAAAAAQEFGSDESLEVKFKVQALIYPVLQALDFYTPSYQQNQAVPILYRPYMARFWLQYLGADAALEPLLLANNHSSLDQPAIGAVTRSRLNWTALLPAERRKHYQPVVREKGSPSVVSTVPGLTDVRASPLLAEQGVLGKTPKAYVMTCEFDVLRDDGLMYARRLQDAGVDVTSDHYDDGFHGCMVFANLPLMSSVGRRSMDGFIRWLDRNL; encoded by the exons ATGAGGCTCCGTGTTGCCGGCGCCGTGATGCTAGCGGCGGCCGCCTATTACGTGTACCTGCCGTTACCGAGCGGCGTGAGCGAGCCGTGGAAGCTGATGCTGCTGGACTCGCTTTTCCGGAGCTTCATGCAGGCG AGTGACATCGCCCACGCTCTGGGCTTCTGCCACCGTGTTCACCTGCTGAACCGGGTGGTGTCCTGGGTGGAAGTGGTCGAGGCACGCTCCAGTGTCACCGTGCACGTGACAGACTCCACGCTCGGAGGCGTGCCTACCCGGGTGTTTCAGCCGAAGGAGGGCAGGAAACTTAAGAGAGGAGTGATTTATTTTCATGGCGGCGGCTGGGCGCTCGCCAGTGGAA AAATGCGCTCCTACGACCTTCTGTGTCGGAAAATGTCGGAAGACCTGGATGCTGTCATCATGTCTGTCGA TTACCGTCTAGCTCCTGATGCGGTGTTCCCGGATCAGTACCACGATGCTCTGGCAGCGTCGCGGGCGTTCCTGTCTACAGAGGTCCTGCAGCGCTACAGCATCGACCCGGAGAGGGTGTGTGTCTCTGGAGACAGCGCCGGAGGGAACCTGGCTGCTGCTGCGGCTCAGGAG TTTGGTTCCGACGAGTCTCTGGAGGTGAAGTTTAAGGTCCAGGCCCTGATCTACCCGGTTCTGCAGGCGCTGGACTTCTACACCCCGTCCTACCAGCAGAACCAGGCGGTGCCCATCCTCTACAGGCCCTACATGGCCCGGTTCTGGTTGCAGTACCTGGGTGCTGACGCTGCTCTGGAACCGCTCCTCCTGGCCAACAACCACAGCTCTCTGGACCAGCCGGCCATCGGTGCCGTGACCCGCTCCAGGCTGAACTGGACCGCCCTGCTGCCGGCCGAGCGCAGGAAGCACTACCAGCCGGTGGTTAGGGAAAAGGGTTCGCCGAGCGTGGTGAGCACGGTGCCGGGGCTGACGGATGTGAGGGCGTCGCCGCTGCTGGCAGAGCAGGGGGTTCTGGGTAAGACGCCCAAGGCCTACGTGATGACGTGTGAGTTTGATGTCCTGAGGGACGACGGGCTGATGTACGCCAGGCGTCTTCAGGACGCTGGCGTGGACGTGACCAGCGACCACTACGACGACGGTTTCCACGGCTGCATGGTGTTCGCTAACTTGCCCTTGATGTCGAGCGTGGGACGCAGGAGCATGGACGGCTTCATCCGCTGGCTGGACCGGAACCTCTGA